The following coding sequences lie in one Lolium perenne isolate Kyuss_39 chromosome 2, Kyuss_2.0, whole genome shotgun sequence genomic window:
- the LOC127335828 gene encoding putative leucine-rich repeat receptor-like serine/threonine-protein kinase At2g19230, producing the protein MAALLWLFPLCFAGGVLVHGQGTPDTTGFISIDCGLSEQRSYVDGTSKLPYSSDDGFIDDGSNYNVSAEYTDLAYSRIYPQVLNLRSFPGPPGRLGCYTLSSFVAGTSKYLIRATFMYGNYDGLNKPPVFDLYLGVNFWKTVNISKPDVMDVGEVIAYIPADSVQVCLVNTGSGTPFISSLELRPLEDTLYPLANSTQGLSLIGRYNFGGDYLIRYPNDTYDRVWVPQTNQEWFTISTRLTVAMPVDDDDRKPNYDVPSVVMQTAVTPVNTTKNLIWFPWEAQPNHIYPLPGLLPVLYFAELELVDSEHERMFFISIERNSTWMLLGRLDYLDTFVEYRDAPFPFINPEDSYILLRAANATRLRPVLDINGTVLPPFINAAELFSPISTADVGTEAQDVSAITAIKTKYQLKKNWVGDPCAPKALVWDGLNCSYPISRPQRITSVNMSFGGLSGDISSYFANLKAIQYLDLSYNKLTGSIPEGLSQLPSLVLLDLTGNDLNGMIPFGLLIRIQDGNLTLRYDHNPNLCSNSSSCQPMKKNQNSKNSTYIYLLIAAAFMVGGLVVLLVLVMRGKQGPTKPQNEESDLQTRSRNRQFTYTELKVITSNFQRVLGEGGFGLVFDGFLEEGTRVAVKLRSQSSNQGVREFLTEAQNLTGIHHRNLVNLIGYCNDGEYMALVYEHMSKGDLQDKLRGRDDGDGCLTWKQRLRIVLESAQGLEYLHKACSPPFIHRDVKTSNILLDENLKAKVADFGLMRAFNHDGDTHVSTVRVVGTPGYLAPEYATAWELTEKSDVYSFGVVLLEVITGQPPFVQIPEAQPTHVTKWVQQRLSSGDIEGVVDACMQGEFDVNSVWKVADLALECTARTPEQRPTMTRVMAQLLEYLELEESRGIFYSGCSSDLSLSSTMYATDQATSDVAQSITGAHSGRASTVASGPAAR; encoded by the exons ATGGCAGCCCTGTTGTGGTTGTTCCCGCTCTGCTTCGCCGGCGGCGTACTTGTTCATGGTCAGGGGACGCCCGACACCACCG GCTTCATCAGCATCGACTGCGGCCTCTCGGAGCAGAGAAGCTACGTTGACGGCACCTCCAAGTTGCCCTACAGCTCAGACGACGGCTTCATCGACGATGGCTCCAACTACAACGTCTCTGCGGAGTATACTGACCTTGCCTACTCCAGAATTTACCCACAGGTCCTCAACCTCCGCAGCTTCCCTGGCCCGCCGGGACGGCTTGGCTGCTATACCCTGTCGTCCTTCGTGGCGGGGACGTCAAAGTACCTGATCCGGGCCACCTTCATGTATGGCAACTACGACGGGCTCAACAAGCCCCCGGTCTTCGACCTCTACCTCGGCGTCAACTTCTGGAAGACGGTGAACATCTCCAAGCCCGACGTGATGGACGTCGGCGAGGTCATTGCCTATATCCCGGCCGACTCAGTGCAGGTTTGCCTGGTGAACACTGGCTCAGGGACGCCGTTCATCTCGTCCTTGGAGCTGAGGCCTCTCGAGGACACGCTGTATCCGCTCGCCAACTCGACTCAGGGACTGTCCCTCATCGGCAGATACAACTTCGGCGGAGATTATTTGATTAG GTACCCAAACGATACATATGACCGTGTATGGGTCCCAcagaccaatcaggagtggtttaCCATCTCGACAAGACTGACCGTCGCCATGCCGGTGGATGACGACGATCGTAAACCGAACTACGATGTACCTTCTGTTGTGATGCAGACTGCCGTCACGCCGGTCAACACCACTAAGAACCTCATCTGGTTCCCCTGGGAGGCCCAACCGAACCACATCTATCCGTTACCTGG GCTCCTCCCTGTTTTGTATTTCGCTGAGTTGGAGTTAGTGGACAGCGAGCACGAGCGCATGTTCTTCATCAGCATTGAACGCAACTCCACTTGGATGCTCCTAGGAAGATTGGACTACCTCGACACCTTCGTCGAGTACAGAGATGCACCTTTCCCATTTATCAACCCTGAGGACAGCTACATCTTATTAAGAGCTGCCAACGCTACAAGATTGCGGCCGGTTTTAGACATCAATGGTACAGTATTGCCGCCGTTCATCAACGCCGCCGAGCTTTTCTCCCCCATTTCCACAGCCGACGTAGGCACTGAAGCTCAAGATG TGTCTGCCATCACTGCAATCAAGACTAAGTATCAGCTGAAGAAAAATTGGGTGGGTGACCCGTGTGCCCCAAAGGCACTTGTGTGGGATGGGTTGAACTGTAGCTATCCAATATCCCGACCTCAAAGAATCACAAGTGT AAACATGTCATTTGGCGGTTTGAGTGGTGATATATCATCTTATTTCGCCAATCTCAAAGCGATCCAATACCT GGATTTGTCATATAATAAATTGACTGGATCAATACCTGAAGGTCTTTCACAACTACCCTCTCTCGTACTACT AGATTTGACAGGCAATGATCTTAATGGAATGATCCCATTCGGCCTACTGATACGAATTCAAGATGGCAACCTAACGTTAAG ATATGATCACAATCCAAACCTTTGCAGCAACAGCAGTTCTTGCCAGCCTATGAAAAAGAATCAAAACTCTAAGAATTCCACATACATTTATTTACTAATAGCTGCAGCTTTCATGGTAGGAGGCCTAGTGGTATTATTGGTTTTGGTAATGAGAGGAAAACAAG GACCGACTAAACCACAGAATGAGGAGAGCGACTTGCAAACACGCTCGCGCAATCGTCAGTTCACATATACTGAACTGAAGGTGATAACGTCCAACTTCCAGCGAGTGCTCGGCGAAGGAGGGTTTGGCCTTGTCTTTGACGGCTTCTTGGAGGAAGGTACTCGGGTGGCAGTCAAGCTAAGGTCTCAATCTTCCAATCAGGGTGTAAGAGAGTTCTTGACAGAG GCGCAGAACTTAACAGGGATTCATCACAGGAATCTAGTGAACTTGATTGGTTATTGCA ACGATGGGGAATACATGGCCCTTGTCTATGAGCATATGTCAAAAGGAGATCTCCAAGACAAACTCAGAG GAAGAGATGACGGTGATGGATGTTTAACCTGGAAACAGAGGCTCCGTATTGTACTGGAGTCTGCGCAAG GACTCGAGTATCTACACAAGGCGTGTAGCCCGCCTTTCATACACCGGGATGTGAAGACGTCAAACATCCTACTGGATGAAAATCTTAAGGCTAAGGTTGCTGATTTTGGCTTGATGAGGGCCTTCAATCACGATGGCGATACCCATGTATCCACAGTCAGGGTGGTTGGCACGCCAGGCTACCTTGCCCCTGA GTATGCAACAGCGTGGGAGCTCACTGAAAAGAGTGATGTGTACAGCTTTGGGGTCGTGCTGCTGGAGGTTATCACGGGGCAGCCTCCCTTCGTGCAAATCCCAGAGGCGCAGCCCACTCATGTCACCAAGTGGGTGCAGCAGCGCCTCTCGTCTGGAGACATCGAGGGCGTGGTGGACGCGTGCATGCAAGGCGAATTCGACGTCAACAGCGTGTGGAAGGTCGCGGACCTCGCACTGGAGTGCACGGCGCGAACTCCCGAGCAGCGGCCCACGATGACCCGCGTGATGGCGCAGTTGCTAGAGTACCTTGAGCTTGAGGAGAGCCGCGGCATCTTCTACTCCGGTTGCAGCAGCGATCTCAGCTTGAGTTCTACTATGTACGCCACCGACCAGGCCACCTCTGATGTCGCGCAGAGCATTACTGGAGCTCATTCTGGCAGAGCGTCAACGGTGGCCAGCGGTCCTGCTGCACGATGA